In Anser cygnoides isolate HZ-2024a breed goose chromosome Z, Taihu_goose_T2T_genome, whole genome shotgun sequence, a genomic segment contains:
- the LOC136789094 gene encoding E3 ubiquitin-protein ligase Topors-like: MSGQDMAAGAQKAMEECALGVTAGTSQQQQARPLEAAEDLLCPICMNDIENAAYVAFCLHRFCLECIQQWAERKATCPICRRPFHRLLHSVRADDDFQEYVVVSSTRCRRDVARERDRSRSPHRQSSPHNSAADHSPSAPGRRPVGRDPASGEDAIRGPYNTTSQQAPTSGTSGEPTRLSTGQHPAGPTAAPRASFRTVLRRALRLDFCRLQ; this comes from the coding sequence ATGTCGGGGCAGGACATGGCAGCGGGTGCCCAGAAAGCTATGGAGGAGTGTGCCTTAGGCGTGACTGCCGgcaccagccagcagcagcaggccaggCCGTTGGAGGCAGCAGAAGACCTCCTGTGTCCCATCTGCATGAATGACATCGAGAACGCAGCCTACGTGGCCTTCTGCTTGCACCGCTTCTGCTTGGAGTGCATCCAGCAGTGGGCCGAGAGGAAAGCCACGTGCCCCATCTGCAGGCGGCCCTTCCACCGGCTCCTGCACTCGGTGCGAGCGGACGATGACTTCCAGGAATACGTCGTCGTCTCTTCCACCCGTTGCCGCAGGGACGTGGCCAGAGAGAGGGACCGGAGCAGGTCCCCGCACCGGCAGTCCAGCCCACACAACTCGGCCGCTGACCACAGCCCTTCAGCACCCGGAAGGAGGCCTGTGGGACGTGACCCAGCATCCGGAGAAGATGCCATTCGGGGGCCCTACAACACCACCTCTCAGCAGGCTCCCACATCCGGCACTTCTGGGGAGCCAACCCGGCTGAGTACAGGGCAGCACCCGGCCGGCCCTACGGCCGCACCTCGCGCCAGCTTCAGAACAGTGCTGCGGCGAGCTCTGCGGCTTGACTTCTGTCGCCTCCAATAA